The Halichondria panicea chromosome 14, odHalPani1.1, whole genome shotgun sequence genome contains a region encoding:
- the LOC135347783 gene encoding histone acetyltransferase KAT6A-like, with the protein MKGCLMKGACLETINSHQKAIGETTNSHQRKTTHSHHSHQRKTTQRKTTHTHHSHQRDPQPPKRDDPQPPKRDDPQPPERDDQQPPKKEDPQPPERDDPQPPKRDPKSNKCKTKDVFKKTKVQWVNELSLTAHDREILLAPTGMLSDKHVDAAMILLSGQFSKTSGLQSSLKVQFRLGFRPIDLDKRTRVRGFKECRYCLCQNVITGS; encoded by the exons ATGAAAGGTTGTTTAATGAAAGGAGCTTGTCTAGAGACAATAAACAGCCACCAGAAGGCGATCGGAGAGACGACCAACAGCCACCAAAGAAagacgacccacagccaccacagcCACCAAAGAAAGACGACCCAAAGAAAGACgacccacacccaccacagccaccagagagacccacagccaccaaagagagacgacccacagccaccaaagagagacgacccacagccaccagagagagacgaccaaCAGCCACCAAAGAAAGAGgacccacagccaccagagagagacgacccacagccaccaaaGAGAGACCCTAAGTCAAACAAATGTAAGACTAAGGATGTTTTCAAGAAG ACCAAAGTACAGTGGGTCAATGAGCTCTCTCTCACGGCACATGACAGAGAGATACTACTAGCCCCAACAGGCATGCTGTCTGACAAGCATGTGGATGCTGCAATGATACTTTTAAGTGGCCAATTCTCCAAAACATCTGGGTTGCAATCGTCACTTAAAGTGCAGTTTCGTCTTGGTTTTCGCCCAATTGATTTGGACAAGCGCACGAGGGTTCGAGGGTTCAAG GAGTGCAGATACTGTTTGTGCCAGAACGTCATCACTGGATCCTGA